The Halobellus sp. MBLA0158 genome has a window encoding:
- a CDS encoding Rieske (2Fe-2S) protein — MTDGAKIADVGDVPESGSYLFTAEDAFTNETELILVRCEEEPGIAAWPNTCTHQEQAFDRGDGAAMRDGKIICPRHGSLFDACDGGCDNGPAAGTELSDVEVAVEDGAVFLSDDNYTFLHAGGTGGDEPGSTSHISF; from the coding sequence ATGACAGACGGCGCGAAGATCGCAGACGTCGGCGACGTGCCCGAGTCCGGGTCGTATCTCTTCACGGCGGAGGACGCCTTCACGAACGAGACCGAACTCATCCTGGTGCGGTGCGAGGAGGAGCCGGGGATCGCCGCCTGGCCCAACACCTGCACGCACCAGGAGCAGGCGTTCGACCGCGGCGACGGCGCGGCGATGCGCGACGGGAAGATCATCTGCCCGCGCCACGGGTCGCTGTTCGACGCCTGCGACGGCGGCTGCGACAACGGCCCCGCCGCCGGGACCGAGCTCTCGGACGTCGAAGTCGCCGTCGAGGACGGCGCGGTGTTCCTCAGCGACGACAACTACACGTTCCTGCACGCCGGCGGCACCGGCGGCGACGAACCGGGATCGACCTCACACATCTCGTTTTGA